A genome region from Winogradskyella helgolandensis includes the following:
- a CDS encoding efflux RND transporter periplasmic adaptor subunit has protein sequence MLRKIILSVLGVALIIGAFIFANYLIDNKHKPKPVIPKVVKTVLVDTVKNTTIPIMISANGNLTAMQRVELYSEVQGIFKIGSKLFKPGEKFSKGETLIRLDASEYYASVQSAKSELYNSIAAIMPDLRLDFPDVFQKWQTYLNGFDLNKSTPKLPEISGEKENYFITGRGIVSAFYNVKNLEQRLTKYRILAPFSGILTEALVTEGTFVRSGQKLGEFINPSVYEMEVAISKSFADILKEGESVTLTSLDKTKTYEGKVSRVNGSIDATTQTITVYIEVKHSDLKEGMYLEANLNAEKVEDAIEIDRNLLLESQEIYVVKDSLLDVIAVKPAHFSNTSVVLKEVPNGTIILRKPVPGAYAGMHVRAEGETTKSSDSIQ, from the coding sequence ATGTTAAGAAAAATTATTTTATCTGTTTTAGGAGTTGCTTTAATAATAGGTGCCTTCATTTTTGCCAATTATCTTATTGATAATAAACACAAACCAAAGCCTGTTATACCTAAGGTTGTTAAAACTGTTCTTGTAGATACGGTTAAGAATACAACAATCCCAATTATGATTTCTGCTAATGGTAATCTCACGGCAATGCAGCGTGTAGAGTTGTATTCTGAAGTCCAAGGGATTTTTAAAATCGGATCAAAACTTTTTAAACCAGGTGAGAAATTTAGTAAAGGGGAAACATTAATACGTTTAGATGCTTCCGAATATTATGCGAGTGTACAATCGGCTAAAAGTGAATTGTATAATAGTATTGCTGCTATAATGCCGGATTTACGTTTAGATTTTCCAGATGTATTTCAAAAATGGCAAACCTATTTAAATGGTTTCGACTTAAATAAATCAACACCAAAATTACCAGAAATTTCAGGAGAAAAAGAAAACTACTTCATTACTGGTCGTGGTATAGTAAGTGCTTTTTATAATGTTAAGAATTTAGAACAACGATTAACAAAATATAGAATTTTAGCACCATTTTCAGGAATTTTAACAGAAGCTTTAGTAACAGAAGGAACGTTTGTAAGAAGTGGTCAGAAGCTAGGGGAATTTATTAATCCTTCAGTTTATGAAATGGAAGTCGCCATCAGTAAATCTTTTGCCGATATTTTAAAAGAAGGAGAAAGCGTTACCCTAACGAGTCTAGATAAGACTAAAACCTATGAGGGTAAAGTGTCGCGCGTTAACGGCAGTATTGATGCTACAACTCAAACTATAACTGTCTACATTGAAGTAAAACATTCAGACCTTAAAGAAGGCATGTATCTTGAAGCGAATCTAAATGCAGAAAAGGTTGAAGATGCCATAGAAATTGATAGAAACCTATTATTAGAGAGTCAGGAGATTTATGTAGTAAAAGATAGTTTGCTTGATGTCATTGCTGTAAAACCAGCACATTTTTCTAATACAAGTGTGGTGTTAAAAGAAGTTCCAAATGGCACTATAATTTTAAGAAAACCAGTTCCTGGTGCTTACGCTGGTATGCATGTTAGGGCAGAGGGTGAAACAACTAAATCC
- a CDS encoding ABC-F family ATP-binding cassette domain-containing protein yields the protein MLNIHNLSISFQGEYLFEEITFKLGLGDRIGLIGKNGAGKSTMLRILSKEQEADSGQIAADKDMRIGFLKQDIDFDLGKTVLEESYQAFKEIKKCESQLEEINTQLAERTDYESDAYHQLMVDLNDVQHQYEILGGYNYQGETEKILQGLGFKREDFDKLTDTFSGGWRMRIELAKLLLQNNDLLLLDEPTNHLDIESIIWLENFLKGYSGAVVIVSHDKMFLDNVTNRTIEISLGRIYDYNKPYSQFLVLRKEMKVQQLAAQKNQEKKIEQTEKLIEKFRAKASKATMAQSLIKKLDKIDRIEVDEDDNSVMSLNFPVSITPGKVVVEIDNVSKKYGDLQVLHNVNLAVPRDVKTAFVGQNGQGKSTLAKIIVGEIKHEGKLNLGHNVQIGYFAQNQAEYLDGNKTVLDTMIDSANETNRSKVRDILGSFLFRGDEAEKYVRVLSGGERNRLALAKLLLQPLNVLIMDEPTNHLDIKSKNVLKEALKKFEGTLILVSHDRDFLQGLTDTVYEFKDQNIKQYLGDIDFYLEQRNLENLREAEKRTVVANKPKESNKQSYEDQKKLKSLNNRLSNIESKINQLEKDLKSDDVKLATDYDKTASDPKFFDAYQTKKKSLAKLMEDWESVQFELDALSE from the coding sequence ATGCTAAATATCCACAATCTTTCTATATCATTCCAAGGAGAATATCTTTTTGAAGAAATTACATTTAAACTTGGCCTAGGAGATCGTATAGGTCTAATTGGTAAAAACGGTGCTGGTAAATCAACCATGCTCCGCATTCTATCTAAAGAGCAGGAAGCAGACTCTGGTCAGATTGCTGCGGATAAGGATATGAGAATCGGATTCTTAAAACAAGATATTGATTTCGATTTAGGTAAAACCGTTTTAGAGGAATCTTACCAAGCCTTTAAAGAGATTAAAAAATGCGAATCTCAGCTTGAAGAAATTAACACTCAATTAGCAGAACGTACCGATTACGAAAGTGATGCGTATCATCAGTTAATGGTAGATTTGAATGATGTTCAGCACCAGTATGAAATTTTAGGTGGTTACAATTATCAAGGTGAAACTGAGAAAATCCTACAGGGTTTAGGTTTTAAGCGTGAAGATTTTGATAAGTTAACTGACACTTTTTCTGGAGGTTGGAGAATGCGAATTGAATTAGCAAAACTTTTACTTCAAAATAATGATTTGTTGCTCTTAGATGAGCCAACCAACCACTTAGATATAGAATCTATTATTTGGTTAGAAAACTTTTTGAAAGGTTACAGCGGAGCCGTTGTTATTGTATCGCATGATAAAATGTTCTTAGATAACGTTACCAATCGAACAATTGAGATTTCATTAGGTAGAATCTATGATTACAACAAACCATATTCGCAATTCTTAGTGTTAAGGAAAGAGATGAAGGTTCAGCAATTGGCAGCGCAAAAAAATCAGGAGAAGAAGATTGAGCAAACCGAAAAGCTTATTGAAAAGTTTAGGGCTAAAGCCTCTAAAGCAACGATGGCACAATCACTTATTAAAAAATTAGATAAGATTGATCGTATTGAAGTCGATGAGGATGATAACAGTGTGATGTCATTAAATTTTCCGGTGTCTATTACGCCAGGAAAAGTAGTGGTTGAGATTGATAATGTGTCTAAAAAATATGGAGATTTACAAGTGTTGCATAATGTGAATTTGGCAGTGCCTAGAGATGTGAAAACCGCTTTTGTTGGTCAGAACGGTCAAGGAAAATCTACATTAGCTAAGATCATCGTTGGTGAAATTAAACATGAAGGAAAACTAAATTTAGGTCATAACGTACAGATTGGTTACTTCGCACAAAATCAAGCAGAATATCTAGACGGAAATAAAACCGTTTTAGATACCATGATTGATTCAGCTAATGAAACGAACAGGAGTAAGGTTAGAGATATTTTAGGGTCATTTTTGTTTAGAGGAGATGAAGCAGAAAAGTATGTGAGAGTACTTTCAGGTGGTGAGCGTAACCGTTTGGCTTTGGCTAAGCTATTATTACAGCCGCTGAATGTCCTTATTATGGATGAGCCAACCAACCACTTAGATATTAAATCGAAGAATGTTTTAAAAGAAGCCTTAAAGAAATTTGAAGGGACTTTAATATTAGTGTCTCACGATAGAGATTTCCTTCAAGGGTTAACAGATACGGTTTACGAATTTAAAGATCAAAATATTAAACAATATTTAGGTGATATCGATTTCTACCTTGAGCAACGTAATCTCGAAAATCTAAGAGAAGCTGAAAAACGTACTGTAGTCGCTAATAAACCAAAAGAAAGTAATAAGCAGAGTTACGAAGATCAAAAGAAATTGAAATCTTTGAATAATAGATTAAGTAATATTGAATCTAAAATCAATCAACTGGAAAAGGATTTAAAATCTGATGATGTAAAGCTGGCAACAGATTATGATAAAACAGCTTCAGATCCTAAGTTTTTTGATGCTTACCAAACAAAGAAAAAGTCATTAGCGAAATTAATGGAAGATTGGGAGTCAGTTCAGTTTGAATTAGATGCGCTTTCTGAATAA
- a CDS encoding DUF983 domain-containing protein translates to MIRKGMKLYSILFGVCPKCHQESMYQNKNPYVLSEVIKMRESCSHCHTKYQIEPSFFYGSMYVSYAVGIAFAVAAFIISYNILEFSLMIAFISIIGTLIVFAPIIMRLSRNIWINIFMSYDKELASKGSEKQN, encoded by the coding sequence ATGATTAGAAAAGGAATGAAACTTTATAGTATTCTTTTTGGTGTGTGTCCAAAATGTCACCAAGAATCCATGTACCAAAATAAGAATCCTTATGTACTTTCTGAAGTTATAAAAATGAGAGAATCATGCTCGCATTGCCATACAAAATACCAAATAGAACCTTCATTTTTCTATGGCTCTATGTACGTAAGTTATGCTGTTGGAATCGCTTTTGCCGTTGCTGCTTTTATAATTAGTTACAATATATTAGAGTTTTCACTAATGATAGCTTTTATTAGTATAATAGGGACATTAATTGTTTTTGCTCCAATAATAATGCGCTTATCTCGTAATATCTGGATTAATATTTTTATGAGTTATGATAAGGAATTAGCGAGCAAAGGATCAGAGAAGCAAAATTAA
- a CDS encoding NAD(P)/FAD-dependent oxidoreductase: protein MKEVDYIIVGCGLASIAFCEELRANHKTFIVYNDDSQKSSIVAAGMYNPVILKRFSEVWKAKEQLELALPLYSKIEKELNIKIDYKLRLLRRFTSIQEQNKWFTASDKPSLEPFLSLQLVKNDNLEIDAPFGFGEVLHAGRLDTETLISNYKKFLKVNGNLEEKSFVHDYIQFEGEAIHYENVKAKYTVFAEGFGVKQNPYFNSIPLTGSKGEILTIKAPNLKIDYAVKSAVFVIPLGNDLYNVGATYNNDDKSNTPTESAKTELISKLKSFMTGHFEVVSHIAGVRPTVKDRRPLVGRHPKHPNLYVLNGLGTRGVMIAPYVAKELFNCIEKNEALDPEIDINRFN, encoded by the coding sequence ATGAAAGAAGTAGATTATATCATTGTAGGTTGTGGCTTAGCAAGTATTGCGTTTTGCGAGGAATTAAGAGCTAATCATAAAACATTTATAGTATATAATGATGACTCCCAAAAGTCTTCTATAGTTGCTGCCGGAATGTATAATCCTGTTATTCTAAAACGGTTTTCAGAGGTGTGGAAAGCTAAAGAGCAATTGGAGTTAGCATTACCTTTATATTCTAAAATTGAAAAGGAACTCAATATTAAAATAGATTATAAACTACGCCTTTTAAGACGTTTTACCTCTATTCAAGAGCAAAACAAATGGTTTACAGCATCAGACAAACCATCATTAGAACCCTTTCTTTCTCTTCAATTGGTGAAAAACGATAATTTAGAGATTGATGCTCCCTTCGGGTTTGGTGAAGTATTACACGCCGGACGTTTAGATACAGAAACCCTTATTTCCAATTACAAAAAGTTTCTAAAAGTGAATGGAAATCTAGAAGAGAAATCTTTTGTTCATGATTACATTCAATTTGAAGGAGAAGCTATTCATTACGAAAACGTAAAAGCAAAATACACTGTATTTGCTGAAGGTTTTGGTGTAAAACAAAATCCATACTTTAATAGTATTCCGCTTACGGGTTCTAAAGGAGAAATATTAACGATAAAGGCACCAAATTTAAAAATTGATTACGCTGTTAAATCGGCAGTGTTTGTGATTCCGTTAGGTAATGATTTATATAATGTGGGAGCAACTTATAATAACGATGATAAATCTAATACGCCAACAGAATCAGCTAAGACAGAACTAATTTCAAAATTAAAATCGTTTATGACTGGTCATTTTGAAGTTGTCAGCCATATCGCAGGTGTAAGACCAACCGTAAAAGATAGGAGACCTTTAGTTGGTAGACATCCAAAACACCCTAATCTTTATGTCCTTAACGGACTTGGAACACGTGGGGTAATGATTGCACCTTATGTTGCTAAAGAATTATTTAATTGTATTGAAAAGAATGAAGCCTTAGATCCTGAAATTGATATTAATAGATTTAATTAA